A single window of Lysobacter oculi DNA harbors:
- the trxC gene encoding thioredoxin TrxC, giving the protein MSESMIVACPSCHGLNRVPQARLGDAPTCGKCGRALFDAHPLGLDEAGFHAHVERATLPVLVDFWAPWCGPCRMMAPQFEAAAAQLEPRMRLAKVDTEAQPALGARFGIRSIPTLVLFSAGREVARQAGAMSAPDIVRWARRHA; this is encoded by the coding sequence ATGAGCGAATCGATGATCGTTGCCTGTCCGTCCTGCCACGGCCTCAACCGCGTGCCGCAGGCCCGCCTGGGCGATGCGCCGACCTGCGGCAAATGTGGCCGGGCGTTGTTCGATGCGCACCCGCTGGGGCTGGACGAGGCCGGCTTCCATGCGCACGTCGAGCGCGCCACGCTGCCCGTGCTGGTGGATTTCTGGGCGCCATGGTGCGGGCCGTGCCGGATGATGGCGCCGCAGTTCGAGGCCGCCGCCGCGCAGCTGGAGCCACGCATGCGCCTGGCGAAGGTGGATACCGAGGCGCAGCCGGCGCTCGGCGCGCGTTTCGGCATCCGCAGCATTCCCACGCTGGTGCTGTTCTCGGCGGGCCGCGAGGTGGCCCGTCAGGCCGGCGCGATGTCCGCGCCCGACATCGTGCGCTGGGCGCGCCGGCACGCCTGA